One genomic segment of uncultured Desulfobacter sp. includes these proteins:
- a CDS encoding transporter substrate-binding domain-containing protein, producing MKKQVICGFCLLCLTVFPAYAQDLVIAVDNANPPFMYNDGGKAAGLYPAMLTAVFSRMDVPVKVSAYPWKRVLKMGKDGAAGIGGIYKNQARLKIFDYSDPIFSERLVLFINKDKEFKYSGIKDLSGKKVGILLGWSYGADFDEAKKQKAFTADEGKSDEANFKKLAQGWLDCVVAIELAGHKLIVQKNLQDKIVMSDIPVAINDTYLVFGKSMDKKLLLEQFNTALAGMKDDGSYDDIVKGVVSN from the coding sequence ATGAAAAAACAAGTAATTTGTGGTTTTTGTCTTTTATGCCTGACCGTGTTCCCTGCCTATGCCCAGGATCTTGTAATCGCCGTGGACAATGCCAATCCGCCTTTTATGTACAATGACGGCGGCAAGGCTGCCGGCTTGTACCCTGCGATGCTGACGGCCGTTTTTTCCAGAATGGATGTACCGGTCAAAGTGTCGGCCTATCCTTGGAAGCGGGTTCTTAAAATGGGAAAGGACGGTGCTGCCGGGATCGGCGGTATCTACAAGAATCAGGCTCGTCTTAAAATATTTGATTATTCCGACCCGATCTTTTCAGAGCGACTGGTTCTTTTTATCAACAAAGACAAGGAATTTAAGTATTCCGGGATAAAGGATTTGTCCGGAAAAAAGGTGGGCATTCTGCTCGGGTGGAGCTATGGGGCGGACTTTGATGAGGCCAAGAAGCAAAAGGCATTTACTGCCGATGAGGGGAAGTCTGACGAGGCTAATTTCAAAAAGCTGGCCCAGGGCTGGCTGGACTGTGTCGTGGCCATCGAATTAGCTGGACACAAACTGATCGTTCAAAAGAACCTTCAGGATAAAATAGTAATGTCCGACATCCCGGTGGCCATCAACGATACGTACCTGGTATTCGGCAAAAGTATGGATAAAAAATTACTTCTGGAACAATTCAACACTGCTTTGGCCGGGATGAAAGACGACGGTTCCTACGACGACATTGTCAAAGGGGTGGTTTCGAATTAA